A single genomic interval of Salinarchaeum sp. IM2453 harbors:
- a CDS encoding 50S ribosomal protein L44e has product MEMPRRFNTYCPHCDSHNEHEIEKVRTGRSTGMKWIDRQEKRNSGIGNDGKFSKVPGGDKPTKKTDLKYRCSDCGTAHLREGWRAGRLTFQD; this is encoded by the coding sequence ATGGAGATGCCACGCCGTTTCAACACGTATTGTCCTCATTGTGACTCGCACAATGAGCACGAGATCGAAAAGGTACGTACCGGGCGTTCAACCGGTATGAAATGGATTGACCGACAGGAAAAACGCAACAGCGGTATCGGGAACGACGGAAAGTTCTCGAAGGTTCCTGGTGGTGACAAGCCGACGAAGAAGACGGACCTAAAGTACCGATGCAGTGATTGTGGTACAGCTCATCTCCGCGAGGGATGGCGAGCTGGTCGACTAACATTCCAAGATTAA
- a CDS encoding RNA-protein complex protein Nop10, translated as MKSDIKVCSAWKAVHDRPVYTLSNTCPDCGADAINSAPAPYSPTDPHAEYRRRTRE; from the coding sequence ATGAAATCGGACATCAAGGTCTGTTCTGCATGGAAAGCAGTCCATGACCGCCCTGTCTATACACTTTCTAACACCTGTCCTGACTGTGGTGCTGATGCGATCAACAGCGCTCCAGCACCGTACTCACCAACAGATCCACACGCAGAATACCGTCGCCGTACTCGTGAGTGA
- a CDS encoding translation initiation factor IF-2 subunit alpha, whose translation MKYSGWPEPGDLVVGEVDEIEDFGVFVDLKEYQDKQGLVHVSEVASGWIKNVRDHVNAGQTVVAKVLDVDPESQQIDLSLKDVNDHQRSDKIQEWKSEQKADNWMEIAFGEDIGPDRYAEIANELIAEHGSLYKGFEQAAIHGDEALDKLGLSEDDIDAIVETARKNVSVPYVTVTGYVDLECPGGNGVDDVKEALQAAEGNGDIPEDVELDVTYVGAPEYRIRVKAPNYKTAEQQLEASADRAVSAIKSCGGSGNFHRDRHTDEE comes from the coding sequence ATGAAATACAGCGGCTGGCCTGAACCCGGTGATCTCGTTGTTGGAGAGGTTGATGAGATTGAAGACTTCGGTGTCTTCGTTGATCTCAAAGAATACCAAGACAAACAGGGCCTTGTACACGTAAGCGAAGTCGCCTCTGGGTGGATCAAAAACGTTCGAGATCACGTCAATGCCGGCCAGACCGTCGTTGCAAAAGTCCTTGATGTCGATCCAGAATCACAGCAGATTGATCTCTCGCTCAAGGATGTCAATGATCACCAGCGATCCGATAAAATCCAGGAATGGAAAAGCGAACAAAAGGCCGACAACTGGATGGAGATCGCCTTCGGTGAAGATATTGGCCCGGATCGATACGCAGAGATTGCAAATGAATTGATTGCCGAACACGGATCTTTGTACAAAGGATTCGAACAGGCGGCAATCCACGGTGATGAAGCACTCGACAAACTCGGTCTTTCAGAAGATGACATCGACGCTATCGTTGAAACTGCCCGCAAAAACGTCTCTGTTCCATACGTTACTGTCACTGGATACGTTGATCTTGAATGTCCTGGTGGTAATGGTGTCGACGATGTTAAAGAAGCCCTACAGGCTGCAGAAGGCAACGGTGACATCCCTGAAGATGTTGAACTTGATGTTACCTATGTTGGTGCGCCTGAATACCGAATTCGAGTGAAAGCACCGAATTATAAAACCGCTGAACAACAGCTCGAAGCTAGTGCTGACCGAGCCGTTTCAGCAATTAAGTCCTGTGGTGGGTCCGGAAACTTCCACCGGGACCGACACACCGACGAAGAATAA
- a CDS encoding bacteriorhodopsin, which yields MYNYALRENAVLGTSLYANIVLAGFTILAIAFWARNLSDPRTKIITVSIMMVSVVSISSYTGLASGLTMSVLEMPEGHLADENVVENVAGSNQYIDATGVVTMWGRYLTWALSTPFILLAIGLIAGSNITKIFTAIVFDIAMCVTGLAAALTVSAHWMRWWWYLLSCAFFIVVLYILLVEWPRDAEAAGTLDIFRTLQLLTVVGWLGYPVVWALGSEGVAFLNVGQTSWLYSGLDIITKYALALILINYVVDEPETVTAGGDYGASLPGVSPGDDD from the coding sequence ATGTACAACTACGCACTGCGAGAGAACGCAGTCCTCGGGACATCGCTCTACGCGAACATTGTTCTCGCAGGATTCACGATCCTCGCAATTGCGTTCTGGGCACGTAACCTTTCTGACCCACGAACGAAGATCATCACCGTCTCCATTATGATGGTCTCCGTCGTCTCGATCTCCAGCTACACTGGACTTGCTTCCGGTCTTACAATGAGCGTACTTGAGATGCCGGAAGGACATCTTGCTGATGAAAATGTTGTAGAGAACGTTGCTGGTTCCAACCAGTACATTGACGCAACCGGTGTTGTTACCATGTGGGGCCGCTACCTGACGTGGGCACTCTCCACGCCATTCATCCTTCTCGCAATCGGTCTCATCGCTGGTTCCAACATCACGAAGATCTTCACTGCGATTGTCTTCGACATCGCAATGTGTGTTACCGGTCTTGCCGCAGCACTTACCGTCAGCGCACACTGGATGCGCTGGTGGTGGTACCTACTGAGCTGCGCATTCTTCATTGTCGTCCTGTACATCCTCCTCGTTGAGTGGCCACGGGACGCAGAAGCAGCCGGTACCCTCGACATCTTCCGTACGCTTCAGCTCCTGACCGTCGTCGGATGGCTTGGTTACCCAGTCGTCTGGGCACTTGGTTCCGAAGGTGTTGCCTTCCTCAACGTCGGTCAGACCAGCTGGCTCTACAGTGGTCTTGACATCATCACCAAGTACGCACTGGCTCTGATCCTCATCAACTACGTTGTTGATGAGCCAGAGACCGTCACTGCTGGTGGTGACTACGGCGCCTCACTCCCAGGCGTCTCCCCAGGTGACGACGACTAA
- a CDS encoding proteasome assembly chaperone family protein, with product MDEITVETVTDVDLTDTVLIEGLPGVGNVGKLAVNHLLDETDAELVCRVYSEHFPPQVSVDDDGIASLTAMEFYATTLDDQDVLLLTGDHQAQSNHGHYRITNAILDIADDYDVSTIYALGGVPTGELIEEYDVLGAATVDTMVEELSEYGVEFRDNEPTGGIVGVSGLLLGLGENRSINAACLMGETSGYMVDPKSARAVLEILQDALSFDVDYSELEDRAEKMEEVVSRIQEMESQQSAPAPTEDDLRYIG from the coding sequence ATGGACGAAATTACAGTTGAAACAGTCACAGATGTGGATCTCACTGATACAGTACTGATTGAGGGCTTACCTGGTGTTGGGAACGTTGGAAAGCTTGCCGTCAATCATCTCCTCGATGAAACTGACGCTGAACTTGTCTGTCGTGTTTACTCGGAACATTTTCCACCACAGGTGTCTGTTGACGATGATGGGATTGCGTCATTGACTGCGATGGAATTCTATGCAACGACGCTCGATGATCAGGATGTTCTACTTCTTACGGGTGACCATCAAGCTCAGAGTAATCACGGTCACTATCGGATTACAAATGCTATCCTTGACATTGCAGATGATTACGATGTCTCAACAATCTATGCCCTTGGCGGTGTGCCAACTGGCGAACTGATCGAAGAGTACGATGTGTTAGGTGCAGCAACTGTCGACACGATGGTTGAGGAGCTTTCTGAATATGGGGTTGAGTTCCGGGATAATGAACCAACCGGCGGTATTGTTGGCGTTAGCGGCTTACTACTCGGCTTGGGTGAGAACCGATCAATTAATGCAGCCTGTCTTATGGGTGAAACGAGTGGATACATGGTCGATCCAAAAAGTGCCCGCGCTGTCCTTGAGATTCTCCAAGACGCGCTTTCCTTCGATGTTGATTACAGTGAGCTTGAAGATCGTGCAGAAAAGATGGAAGAAGTCGTTAGTCGCATCCAAGAAATGGAGTCTCAGCAGTCCGCGCCTGCGCCCACCGAAGACGACCTTCGGTATATCGGATAA
- a CDS encoding ABC transporter permease — protein MSRWRYFLKRLLLSIPILFLVATILFVILRLGPLDPVAAILGPDAGGGDAAEIRESLGLNEPLWTQYYEFMVNLVTFEGQSWVIQPGTSVQAMIADFAPRTIWLGFWAILLPLFIGIPLGFYAGLRPNSFGDYVASFGGIVWLAMPNFWLAIIIIGLLVSTQNGAGPLGFDWYTFGPEIDSVVTAPPLNFVDEWVSLWFISIPIAFNFGTIAEAIKIILPPALVLGSASMATELRIGRTAILETINSNYVETAKAKGLSDRVIVWKHVFRNALIPLIPVISNEAFLLLGGSVIVEVVFGINGIGWLFFESAVDGDLPLAGSLLFLFAIIIVLVNILQDLLYTILDPRVGLNQ, from the coding sequence ATGAGCCGATGGCGATATTTTCTTAAGCGCTTGTTGCTATCAATCCCAATTCTGTTTCTTGTCGCCACCATTCTGTTTGTCATTCTCCGGCTAGGACCACTTGACCCGGTTGCTGCTATTCTTGGTCCTGATGCCGGAGGTGGCGATGCAGCAGAAATACGTGAATCACTTGGACTGAATGAGCCGCTGTGGACCCAGTATTACGAGTTTATGGTAAACCTCGTAACCTTTGAAGGCCAGTCGTGGGTGATCCAGCCAGGTACGTCCGTACAAGCAATGATTGCGGACTTCGCACCACGGACAATTTGGCTTGGATTCTGGGCAATTCTCTTGCCATTATTTATTGGAATTCCCCTCGGGTTCTACGCTGGACTTCGTCCAAATAGCTTTGGAGATTACGTTGCGTCCTTTGGTGGAATTGTGTGGCTTGCAATGCCAAACTTTTGGCTGGCAATTATAATTATCGGACTTCTTGTGTCAACCCAAAACGGTGCTGGACCGCTTGGATTTGATTGGTATACGTTTGGACCGGAGATTGACTCAGTTGTTACAGCACCGCCATTGAACTTTGTCGATGAGTGGGTCTCACTCTGGTTTATTTCAATACCAATAGCATTTAATTTTGGCACGATTGCAGAAGCGATTAAGATCATATTACCACCAGCATTGGTACTGGGATCGGCTTCAATGGCAACAGAGTTACGTATTGGACGAACCGCAATTCTTGAAACAATCAACTCGAATTACGTCGAAACTGCGAAGGCAAAAGGACTGTCTGATCGAGTTATTGTCTGGAAGCATGTATTTCGAAATGCACTGATTCCATTGATTCCAGTGATCTCTAATGAAGCATTCCTGCTGCTTGGAGGATCTGTAATTGTTGAAGTAGTCTTCGGTATCAATGGAATTGGTTGGTTGTTCTTCGAATCAGCAGTCGATGGAGACCTTCCACTTGCAGGGTCACTATTATTCCTGTTTGCAATAATTATTGTGCTTGTTAATATTCTCCAAGATCTTCTCTATACAATTCTTGATCCACGAGTAGGGTTGAACCAATGA
- a CDS encoding lycopene cyclase domain-containing protein yields MNTALTSLPMGQSSLPFLSSVASETNERVADLTYMEFHALLIIPPLVLFAYLARRRDDAWWDREALIGIGIMVIMAVVYTTPWDSYLIQVGVWDYPANAIQGRFWYIPPGEYLFFILQSILTSLILYQFIDVKSMSLNIPRRQRIGGALAGFFVSAVGIVLLFWQDSTFYMGMILAWAGPVFAIQWAFGWPYLVKARKMVILGIGIPTTYLWVADWLAINRWGIWFFDYTYLTGIDPLGLPIEEATFFLVTNVFLVQGLVLWMWLLDRIGKLQKDVERDVPRITQFSDD; encoded by the coding sequence ATGAACACAGCACTCACCTCACTACCCATGGGACAGTCTTCGTTGCCGTTCCTTAGCAGCGTAGCATCTGAAACAAACGAGCGAGTCGCGGATCTTACGTATATGGAGTTTCACGCTCTACTGATCATACCGCCGCTTGTTTTGTTTGCTTATCTAGCCCGTCGTCGTGATGATGCGTGGTGGGATCGTGAAGCACTCATTGGCATTGGAATCATGGTCATCATGGCGGTTGTATATACGACCCCATGGGATAGCTATCTTATTCAGGTTGGGGTCTGGGATTATCCAGCGAACGCAATTCAAGGCCGGTTCTGGTATATCCCTCCGGGAGAGTATCTGTTCTTTATTCTCCAGTCGATACTCACTAGTCTCATACTATACCAGTTTATTGACGTTAAATCGATGTCGTTGAATATCCCTCGTCGACAGCGAATTGGCGGAGCACTTGCTGGGTTTTTTGTCTCTGCCGTCGGGATCGTCCTGCTTTTCTGGCAGGATTCAACATTTTACATGGGAATGATACTGGCATGGGCTGGACCGGTCTTTGCTATCCAGTGGGCATTTGGCTGGCCGTATCTGGTCAAGGCTCGAAAGATGGTGATCCTTGGCATTGGTATTCCGACCACATACCTCTGGGTTGCTGACTGGCTTGCGATCAATCGCTGGGGCATCTGGTTCTTCGATTATACTTATCTGACTGGTATTGACCCACTTGGTCTACCAATTGAAGAAGCAACATTCTTCCTCGTAACAAATGTCTTCCTTGTCCAAGGTCTTGTCCTCTGGATGTGGCTATTGGACCGGATTGGCAAGCTTCAGAAAGACGTTGAACGTGATGTTCCCCGGATTACCCAGTTCTCCGACGACTAG
- a CDS encoding HAH_0734 family protein, which produces MKRLIILGDPGVRKDDIIEYDGEELICFQINRNGEWHGPDRVQLWCIVGTEDEREAFDTRDFIPHFLDTERADAEEIGVVAS; this is translated from the coding sequence ATGAAACGACTGATTATCTTGGGCGATCCCGGCGTTCGGAAAGATGATATCATCGAGTACGATGGGGAAGAACTCATTTGCTTCCAGATCAATCGAAACGGAGAGTGGCATGGACCTGATCGTGTCCAACTCTGGTGTATCGTTGGGACCGAAGACGAACGAGAAGCATTTGACACTCGGGATTTCATTCCACATTTCCTTGATACAGAGCGTGCAGATGCTGAAGAAATCGGTGTTGTCGCGTCATAA
- a CDS encoding bacterio-opsin activator domain-containing protein — MAKPRVLLVHDEGVDDAVEALLDVDGSVVTVEHVDSALEWMNQTEFDCIVSAGLDPEAGADDLLEYIRNQPRTPPYVFYTDEPTIDEVDPVTDDFLRAIKRDGPTSITQLRRIVNNILNGDAPEHVDTTSSERLIEDPKEHAPTAEELAATLEDAPIGVTITDPTLSGNPIVYVNDAYEDLTGYDRAEVLGRDHTLLQGPETDPSDIATLEQAIENHESTSVEMLNYQADGSAFWNRVTVTPLYNTDESAVKYWAYFQEDVSTRREAEQRAQRRASALHDEKRTLDDALSRVQTVFENVTTAAMNASNVESLLSDVLGAIDAVDGYRGGWISTVNHQRGDPVAVVTDGNHPMSRSTRIRLDTGGPIAEAYHSQDVITSTAPEITSDSIDPVSFDATTLVSVPLLYRNTVYGILGVYIDRALVGDEREISVMKSLGTLVGGSYNAVQTRRALHSDMRIELEFRICDSSLLLPNIAAALDTSIQYKRLDAHVGDIPRLHLTVRDPPEDVKSLLTEINAIDTIASVIDHGDQAIVSVDVTRCPIIEVVSDHGLEITDLEATAGEVHVELTALPETEIRRVVNILDDRFADVSLISQRKRSGSTRTPGEFISTVRDDLTDRQYAALETAYQAGYFEWPRPVEGEDLADSMGITRQTFHQHLRTAQRKLISAFFPEQTSES, encoded by the coding sequence ATGGCCAAGCCCCGGGTTCTTCTTGTTCACGATGAGGGAGTTGACGACGCTGTCGAGGCACTCTTGGATGTTGATGGTTCTGTTGTGACCGTTGAGCATGTTGACTCTGCGCTGGAGTGGATGAATCAAACTGAGTTTGATTGCATTGTCAGTGCGGGGCTTGATCCAGAGGCAGGTGCTGATGACCTACTTGAATATATTAGAAACCAACCACGGACACCACCGTATGTCTTCTACACCGATGAACCCACCATTGATGAGGTTGACCCTGTAACGGATGATTTTCTTCGAGCAATCAAGCGTGACGGTCCAACCTCGATAACACAACTGCGACGTATAGTCAATAACATTCTCAATGGTGATGCCCCCGAGCATGTGGATACCACCTCTTCAGAACGGTTGATTGAGGATCCCAAAGAACACGCTCCGACTGCAGAGGAGCTTGCAGCTACGCTTGAGGATGCACCGATCGGTGTCACGATTACTGATCCGACACTGTCAGGCAACCCAATAGTGTACGTAAACGACGCATATGAGGACCTAACGGGTTACGATAGGGCAGAGGTCCTCGGCCGCGATCATACTCTTCTACAAGGGCCTGAGACCGATCCAAGTGATATTGCGACGCTTGAGCAAGCAATCGAGAATCATGAATCGACAAGCGTTGAAATGCTGAACTATCAGGCCGATGGAAGTGCCTTCTGGAACCGTGTTACTGTTACGCCACTATACAATACGGATGAATCTGCGGTTAAATACTGGGCTTATTTCCAAGAAGATGTCAGTACTCGTCGTGAGGCTGAACAACGTGCACAGCGACGGGCAAGCGCGCTTCATGATGAAAAACGGACTCTAGATGACGCTCTTAGTCGTGTCCAAACTGTCTTCGAGAACGTAACAACAGCTGCAATGAACGCCAGCAATGTTGAATCACTACTCTCTGATGTACTCGGGGCAATTGATGCGGTTGACGGATACCGTGGCGGCTGGATTTCAACGGTAAATCATCAACGTGGTGACCCTGTTGCCGTTGTTACCGATGGAAACCATCCAATGTCTCGTTCGACACGTATCCGACTGGATACTGGTGGTCCAATCGCCGAAGCATACCACTCACAAGATGTAATCACCTCAACAGCCCCAGAGATCACCTCTGATTCAATTGATCCCGTTTCATTCGATGCCACAACGCTTGTTTCTGTTCCGTTGTTGTATCGGAACACTGTATATGGCATTCTTGGCGTTTACATAGATCGTGCACTTGTCGGCGATGAACGAGAGATCTCGGTCATGAAATCACTCGGAACTCTTGTTGGCGGCTCGTATAATGCTGTTCAGACTCGCCGAGCTCTACACAGCGACATGCGAATTGAACTTGAATTCCGGATATGTGACTCATCACTGTTGTTACCTAACATTGCAGCTGCTCTCGATACCAGTATTCAGTACAAACGGCTTGATGCCCACGTAGGAGATATCCCTCGTTTGCATCTTACTGTCCGTGACCCTCCTGAAGATGTCAAGTCATTGCTGACCGAAATCAATGCGATCGATACTATTGCATCTGTTATTGACCATGGTGATCAGGCGATTGTCTCAGTTGATGTTACACGATGCCCGATTATCGAGGTTGTATCTGACCATGGGCTAGAGATTACAGACTTAGAAGCGACAGCTGGTGAGGTGCATGTTGAACTCACAGCACTACCTGAAACAGAGATTCGCCGTGTCGTTAATATTCTTGATGATCGCTTTGCCGATGTTTCGCTGATCTCACAGCGTAAACGAAGTGGTAGTACCCGCACGCCTGGTGAGTTTATCTCGACAGTTCGCGACGACTTGACTGATCGACAATATGCGGCATTAGAAACTGCTTATCAGGCCGGTTACTTCGAGTGGCCACGTCCTGTTGAGGGAGAGGATCTAGCCGATTCAATGGGAATTACACGACAGACGTTCCATCAGCATCTTCGGACGGCACAGCGAAAGCTTATTTCTGCATTCTTCCCTGAGCAAACATCTGAGTCGTGA
- a CDS encoding ABC transporter substrate-binding protein, with amino-acid sequence MADSDDSSLQRRSFLAIAGGTSAAALAGCTDLFDDDEEPEGWETWDHPDNVQKAQDAWETIEQNTGPTEEEQDARAEAHVEIEEARRDDMIILPFYHGLEERFILPEVDIEPFGSLGEHRQRFDEVEIEDSDRTDSDTLELINSGMSTLDPIESTDTASGIVINQVYENLTQYENGEIEGLQGQLAEDWDISDDGETYTFHLKEDVEFHNGEELTADDFVYSFRRLAESDNSQRASFMLNSENLAIEYDEDEDGGVVPDSIGVEAEDDHTLVVELREATPAALDILAYDAFAAIPEGYVGDIEGYDGEMDQEDFSTEEMIGTGPFEFVEWTSGEDVEVERFDDYYEGAASIETVHWEIVESDSTVNTRIEEGNVDVFTIPIPFYEPDKVEVDDTDDLGRELGTYDHDNLGEIDYVSVGTLSTYYIGFNARHVPLPVREAVAHVTDHESFIEDIFKGRGVPAFSFTPPSMWEEEFGDVTSYDDFAENFPYSKNDNDRDAAEEVLEEAGYTDDDPFEVTMTTYDDEAFQEFGRSVRDRLEGIGVDMDLRETEFNILIGDGEDGDLEIFTLGWIWSWNDPIYGHFGFEPENTDTSLIPTEADGYYLDWQKAAEGVVEDENE; translated from the coding sequence ATGGCAGACAGTGACGATTCTTCTTTACAGCGACGATCATTCTTGGCAATTGCTGGTGGAACATCGGCAGCAGCACTCGCTGGATGTACTGACCTATTTGACGATGATGAAGAACCAGAAGGGTGGGAGACATGGGACCACCCAGACAATGTACAGAAAGCTCAGGACGCTTGGGAAACAATCGAACAGAACACTGGCCCGACTGAGGAAGAACAAGACGCACGTGCTGAAGCTCACGTAGAGATAGAGGAAGCACGGCGGGATGACATGATCATTCTGCCGTTCTACCACGGGCTGGAAGAACGGTTTATTCTTCCTGAAGTCGACATTGAACCATTCGGAAGTCTGGGAGAACATCGACAGCGGTTCGATGAGGTTGAAATCGAAGACTCTGACAGGACAGATAGCGACACACTTGAGCTAATTAATTCAGGGATGAGCACGTTGGATCCGATCGAGTCAACGGACACAGCATCCGGTATTGTCATTAATCAGGTCTACGAGAACTTAACTCAATACGAAAACGGAGAAATTGAAGGACTGCAGGGACAACTAGCAGAAGACTGGGATATTAGTGACGACGGGGAGACTTATACGTTCCACCTGAAGGAGGATGTTGAGTTCCACAATGGAGAAGAATTGACTGCTGATGACTTTGTGTATTCATTCCGACGGCTCGCTGAGTCTGACAACAGTCAGCGAGCGAGCTTCATGTTAAACTCTGAGAATCTTGCTATTGAGTATGACGAAGATGAAGATGGCGGGGTAGTTCCAGACAGTATTGGTGTAGAAGCTGAAGATGACCATACACTTGTGGTTGAACTTCGTGAGGCAACGCCAGCGGCACTTGACATTCTCGCATATGATGCATTTGCTGCCATCCCAGAGGGCTATGTGGGCGACATTGAGGGGTATGACGGTGAGATGGATCAGGAGGACTTCTCTACAGAAGAGATGATTGGAACCGGTCCGTTCGAGTTTGTTGAGTGGACATCTGGAGAGGATGTTGAAGTCGAGCGGTTTGATGATTACTACGAAGGGGCTGCGAGTATTGAAACTGTACACTGGGAAATTGTTGAATCAGATTCTACTGTAAATACAAGAATTGAGGAAGGGAATGTCGATGTATTTACAATCCCAATTCCATTCTATGAGCCAGATAAAGTAGAAGTAGATGACACAGATGATCTTGGCAGGGAACTTGGCACATATGATCACGACAATCTAGGAGAGATTGATTATGTCAGTGTTGGAACGCTCAGCACATATTATATCGGATTCAATGCACGGCATGTGCCACTTCCAGTTCGGGAGGCTGTTGCACATGTGACAGACCACGAAAGTTTCATTGAAGACATATTCAAAGGACGTGGAGTACCAGCATTTAGCTTTACACCACCATCAATGTGGGAGGAAGAGTTTGGAGATGTAACATCATACGATGATTTTGCGGAGAACTTCCCATACAGCAAAAATGACAACGACAGAGACGCTGCAGAAGAAGTCCTTGAGGAAGCTGGGTATACCGACGACGATCCATTTGAGGTCACGATGACAACGTACGATGACGAAGCATTCCAAGAGTTCGGTCGATCAGTTCGTGACCGGCTTGAGGGCATTGGTGTTGATATGGATCTGCGTGAAACGGAATTCAATATTCTGATTGGCGACGGCGAAGATGGAGACTTAGAGATATTTACGCTTGGATGGATCTGGAGCTGGAATGACCCTATCTACGGTCATTTCGGATTTGAGCCTGAGAACACAGATACGTCACTGATACCAACTGAAGCAGATGGATACTATCTAGATTGGCAGAAGGCAGCGGAAGGAGTCGTCGAGGACGAAAACGAATAA
- a CDS encoding 30S ribosomal protein S27e, producing MPGSFYRVACPDCESEQVVFGKAASTVSCAVCGHTLATPTGGTADIEGEIVEIVEDRPEAGAINQ from the coding sequence ATGCCAGGAAGCTTCTACCGCGTTGCATGTCCGGATTGTGAAAGTGAACAAGTTGTATTCGGGAAAGCCGCATCCACCGTCTCATGTGCGGTCTGTGGCCATACCCTTGCTACCCCGACCGGCGGTACTGCCGACATTGAAGGCGAAATCGTCGAGATTGTCGAGGATCGTCCGGAAGCTGGGGCAATTAACCAATGA